A portion of the Desulfobulbaceae bacterium genome contains these proteins:
- a CDS encoding MotA/TolQ/ExbB proton channel family protein translates to MSIFFLDTLEGRMMSWDFLLKGGVLTWPILLCSIVAMTIFFERFFRYRVASKIHPHLIDSIYHLVSIGKFAEARARLLEREETPKFNIPPVERILREGLAVNPTDRETLELVLSHSVSRELKLLERHLGTLSALGNIATMLGLLGTVFGMIKAFMAVAELGGRVNASVLAGGIWEAMLTTAYGLIVAIPIVFFHNYLEGRVEDLQASHEEVAVYLVKAWLSSQRR, encoded by the coding sequence ATGTCTATTTTTTTTTTGGATACCCTGGAGGGGCGGATGATGTCTTGGGACTTCTTGCTAAAGGGCGGTGTGCTGACGTGGCCGATACTGCTGTGCTCTATCGTTGCTATGACCATTTTCTTTGAGCGGTTCTTCCGGTATCGGGTCGCCTCAAAAATCCACCCCCACCTGATCGACTCGATCTATCACTTGGTAAGCATCGGGAAATTTGCCGAAGCCCGCGCCCGACTCCTGGAGAGGGAAGAGACCCCCAAATTTAATATACCGCCGGTCGAACGGATCTTGCGCGAAGGGCTTGCGGTTAACCCGACTGACCGCGAGACCCTTGAGCTGGTTCTTTCCCATAGCGTCAGCCGGGAGCTGAAACTTTTGGAACGTCATCTTGGCACCCTGTCCGCCCTGGGCAATATTGCCACCATGCTTGGCCTGCTTGGCACCGTTTTCGGCATGATTAAGGCCTTTATGGCGGTTGCCGAACTCGGCGGCCGCGTCAATGCCTCGGTCTTAGCCGGCGGCATCTGGGAGGCGATGCTGACCACGGCCTATGGACTGATCGTCGCCATCCCGATTGTATTTTTTCACAACTATCTGGAAGGTCGGGTTGAAGATCTGCAGGCCTCTCACGAAGAGGTCGCCGTCTACCTGGTCAAGGCATGGCTCTCTTCGCAACGGAGGTGA
- a CDS encoding biopolymer transporter ExbD, with the protein MLNFPARRRRQFAIPLTPLIDIVFLLLIYFLLTSNFVTQQAIDIQLPQVTMETPAIEQLVVVTVDRDGNFYVAGTMVREQDLARHVVAGLIAAAKPEVLIKADREVRYDRVVTAMAIAKHNGATRLYLAIERK; encoded by the coding sequence ATGCTCAACTTTCCCGCTCGCCGCCGCCGGCAATTCGCTATCCCCCTGACCCCACTTATCGATATCGTATTTCTGCTCCTCATCTATTTTCTGTTAACCAGTAATTTCGTCACCCAGCAAGCTATCGATATTCAGTTGCCCCAAGTGACCATGGAGACACCGGCCATTGAACAGCTTGTCGTTGTCACCGTGGATCGGGATGGAAACTTTTATGTTGCCGGCACCATGGTGAGGGAGCAGGATCTGGCCCGCCATGTCGTTGCCGGACTGATCGCTGCGGCCAAACCTGAGGTGCTGATCAAGGCCGACCGGGAGGTTCGCTACGACCGGGTGGTGACCGCCATGGCCATCGCTAAACACAATGGGGCCACCCGCCTGTATCTGGCTATTGAACGGAAATAG